TTAGTTCAAAACTAGCTTCCTCATAGCCACTGGATACTCTGGGACCCAGGCCTCAGTTTGGGCTAGAATGAGATTTGCCTCCAGGCCATTCCTAGGGCCCTATGTATTGCTCTGTTCCTTCCTCTTGTAGTATGGAACCAGcaacaaaattctttacaatCAACACAATGCCAGCAATAAGATGGGAGGGACTCTCTTTCTTGAGAGGAAATCTCtgctgaaggaagaaataaaaccagtAGGCCTTGGAGATTGATTGCCTGAGGACGGAAGTTTTCTTTATGGGTGATGTAAAGGTTTTCCTGGATAAATGGTTCAGTCACAGTCTCTTTTAGTAAGAGCATTGGTTCCCTTGGTCTTTGGAACGCAAATGCACTAGCAAAACAAATATGTCTCCACTAGGTTCCATCTTAGGTTGGCATCCTAAGCCTTGGGCTTTGGCTTGGGGACAAAAGCAGGAGTGTTCCCGAGGACACTATTTAGCCACATAGGATGCTCAGAGTTTGGCAGACGAGCTTTCTGCCAGTGTTAGGGAATGCAATGGCCTGAGTGTTTGTATTCCTTCCACATTGTAGCAAAAAGCCTCCCTCCAACTTTCACTACTCAAATCAATGAGAAAGTGGGATGTCTATTACAGACGAACAGACTTATCaatcattttaaaagactgaaaaccatccaggtggtggtgatgcatgcctgtaatctcagtactcaggaggcagaggcaggcagatctcatgagttcaaggccaatctagtcTAAAGGGCTAGTTCtgagacagccaaggctacacaaagaaaccctatctcaaaataaactaGCAAAATAAACACCctacccacccccccccaaaaggtgAAAACCTTGGGCTGAAGTTAGCATGTTTATTGTATGAGGAGTGGGTTCTGCAAGGAGACCAGCCTTCTCTCCTTTTTGCTAAATTTTGactatataaatgtgtgtacagATTATTCTGTTGGGTTTATCGGCAGGACCACAACTTTTGAGAAAAATTATGTATGAATTGAGGACATCTAGAATGGCCATTCCATCTCAAAGTAGACTGAACCtttagagatgattttttttctaccagcCATCTGTTCACTTTCCCACATGACATGCCCTTCTCCAATTCAGTATAACTCAGGAAGCTTCACCACCCAAAGCATTGCCTAAGGATCATCACAGACTAGCTTCCGAGATCAGACGAGATCgggcgcgttcagggtggtatggccgtagacGGATCATCACAGACTAGAACCagggttctcaactttcctaatgctgaaaccctttaatacagttcctcatgttgtggtgacctccccaatcataaagttattttcgctgctactttgtaactgtaatgttgctactgttgtgaatcataatacAAAGATTTTTGGaaatagaggtttgccaaaggggttgctACCCACGGGTTGAGAGCCCCTGCTATAGAAGGTCACCTAAAGGTATTGAGATCAGACTTGGGCTGAATTTGATGGACTGGCTTGCAAGGTGACATCTGACTTTGCTCTTCAAGTAATGCACATTGATCTTGGTCACCTTGGAGATAAACTTTCTGCTTATCATCCTTATCATCCTCAGACTTATTATTGGGCAACtaaatctttctgttttcctggaaatttctgatttttaacaCTGAAGATACTATTTCTTTGGAAATATCCCAGTTGCTAGCAAACCAGGAGGGTTATATCTTTGGTTAGTGAGGTCTGAGTGTTGAGAGGATATGGAAGGGTCAGAAATGCCTAAAGAAACTAAAGTAGAACTTCCTTCTCTGGTGTTGATTTGGACCTCAAGGGAGAGGATGTCAAAGGAGGGGCTTGATGTTAAGACCAATGAGGGAAGCTTCCCCcagtcagctgacttcctgaTGGAGAGTTTCACATTAATAATCTCTGAAAATTTAAAGATGACTTCAAAGCGAAAAATATTTGTTCACGGTTCTGTGGCTGACACGAGCTTAGTTGAGAACACAAATATGTTTCTGAAGGCAATATTGTTTGGAACATTTGCCATGGGAACCAAGGGACGAAAGGAGTTAACGCTTCTGCTGCCCTTACCCTGGGCACAGACACGGGTTTGGCGTGAAAGCACCAGTGCCAAGAAGTCAAGGCCCAAAGGACAAGCCCATACTTCACATTGAAAACAAAGTGGAGATGGCCTTGCTGCACACCAGGCCAGCGCTGATTTTGAAACCCTAGAATAAGAGGTACGAAAAATCCCAACAACACTGACTAACAGTGAAAGTACAAAAAACTTACTTTTTTTCACTCTGACTTTTTGTGTCCATCTTAACCAAGCAGAATTAATTCACAGCCCAGGAGCTCGGCAAGCTgatgtttatttataatattcaatATTCCCATAAGCACACATGTTCCAAATGGAAGGTTGCATTTTGATAATGCCCGTTTCTTCATTAAGATTTCATCATCCACCTACATTAAGAATCCTGGCCCTACACTTTGTTGCTTCGGCTTTCACCTTGTGTATTCCTGCTTTATTTGCTTAATCTCAAGTTCCCCACTTCCCAGGCACTCAAATTTGAAACAAGCAAAGTTCATGCATTAGTGTATCCTGAGCATGCATGATTTATGAATGGCCAAGTTCTTGGCACAATTTAACGGTATAAGGGAGACTTTGTTTTAAACATGAAACTGAAAGTTAAGAAGTAGCCACAATGGGTGAACTATCAGAACACAGGCTGCAAAGAGGTCCAAAGGAACAAGATTCTTTAGTTCTTAGTTGTTCTTCAGTGTGTGAACGGATGTTctaaccaatttttaaaaacaatataagcATCTAACATCTGACcaatttaaaaagtactttaaatTGTTATTCTGAGGACTTACCCAGACAAACCTTCattctgtaaaacaaaaatattcttacatttatataaataaggaTTGTCAACTGCTTTAAGTATCCCAAAGCAAATagttgggtttttctttctttctttcttttctttctttttttggtaccAGACATTATATTCTTATTCAGAACATTTCTCACGATAATTATTCTTTCTCTAACAACAACCAGTGTTGTTCTTATCAAGATTTTTAAGAATAGctaaaaatttcaaattctaaagaaaaacttCTCCCTTCTACCAGGTCTTGCTTCTACCAAAAAGCTGAAATAATACAGTTTGTGTTTTAATACTTACATCTAAAGCCTAAGTAGTAGCAAAATAATCATTAAATTAATAATGCCATATGACATTTTGTATTTGTGGTGTCCCAACCACTTAGCTCAGATACAAGGAACACCGAACCTTTTCTTGCATGTGGCCAAATTGAATTATAACTTGCCAGATTATAACTGTGTCTTCAAATAACAATGCTACCGTTTCACATTTAAATGACGGTGTGCCCCATCATGATTGCTTTTAAGTACCGGAGGACCTGAAAAGTTGCTGTTCATGAGAGGAAATGAGGGTTGATAAAACCACAGCTTAAGTAAGCTCAGCGTTCATAAACAGCTGTAAATGTTGCTTTCCGCAGAGGCCTTTCATGCCCTTTATGATAGAAACATCCCTATGCTGCACTCTCCCTTCAGGGGACTTTCTGTCCATTTCAGAGAAGAACGAGTGTAACACTGCACAGCACCTGGGCATGATGTTACCTTGTAGATTTTGCAATGGCAGAGTCATGATGcctccagctgcagctgctgctaCCAGCCCTTGGATGTTTGTGAGATTCGCTGTGGGCAGCGTGAGGACCAGGCCTTGCTGACCACCTAGTTGTCCTGCCATGTTGAAGGGGATGAGGATGGGCTGGTTGAGGGCTGGGGGGCCTCCCGGCATCACCCCGGCCACAGCAGAGGCAAGCTGCTGTGCTGTCAGAAGAGGCTGCAAAACAGGAGAAACCTGGCTTACTTTCCAGCAGAACAACACATGGGTTTTAAAGCATGGTGCCTCCATTATATCTAACCAGAAGGTTTCTCAAGCAGCAAAGAAGCAT
This DNA window, taken from Microtus ochrogaster isolate Prairie Vole_2 unplaced genomic scaffold, MicOch1.0 UNK2, whole genome shotgun sequence, encodes the following:
- the LOC113458078 gene encoding POU domain, class 6, transcription factor 2-like, which produces MIAGQVSKPLLSVRSEMNAELRGEDKAATSDSELNEPLLAPVESNDSEDTPSKLFGARGNTVLSDPGTPDQHQASQTHPPFPVGPQPLLTAQQLASAVAGVMPGGPPALNQPILIPFNMAGQLGGQQGLVLTLPTANLTNIQGLVAAAAAGGIMTLPLQNLQGNIMPRCCAVLHSFFSEMDRKSPEGRVQHRDVSIIKGMKGLCGKQHLQLFMNAELT